A window from Pseudomonas kribbensis encodes these proteins:
- a CDS encoding arylesterase codes for MRVWFLSAGLALMCMAQNAAAGTVLIVGDSISAGFGLDTRLGWVSLLEQRLKSEGFDDKVVNASISGDTSAGGQARLPALLAEHKPELVILELGGNDGLRGMPPTQLQQNLASMIDSSRQSGARVLLLGMQLPPNYGKRYTDAFAEVYGKLAEEKKIPLVPFFLEGVGGHPDLMQADGLHPAAGAQGKLLENVWPTLKPLL; via the coding sequence ATGCGTGTGTGGTTTTTGAGTGCTGGCCTGGCCTTGATGTGCATGGCCCAGAACGCAGCGGCGGGTACAGTCCTGATCGTTGGCGATAGTATCAGCGCCGGTTTCGGACTGGATACCCGGTTGGGGTGGGTGTCGTTGCTCGAGCAGCGGCTCAAGTCCGAAGGTTTTGACGATAAAGTGGTCAACGCCTCCATCAGCGGCGACACCAGTGCCGGAGGCCAGGCGCGGCTGCCGGCGCTGCTTGCAGAGCACAAGCCGGAGCTGGTGATCCTCGAGTTGGGGGGCAACGATGGCCTGCGGGGAATGCCGCCGACGCAATTGCAACAAAATCTTGCTTCGATGATCGACAGCTCCCGTCAAAGCGGTGCCAGGGTGCTGTTGCTCGGCATGCAACTGCCGCCCAATTACGGCAAGCGCTACACCGATGCCTTTGCCGAGGTCTACGGCAAACTCGCCGAGGAGAAAAAGATCCCGCTGGTGCCGTTTTTCCTCGAGGGCGTGGGCGGGCACCCGGACTTGATGCAGGCCGACGGTCTGCACCCGGCAGCCGGGGCCCAGGGCAAGTTGCTGGAAAATGTCTGGCCGACGCTAAAACCGCTGTTATGA